One region of Trachemys scripta elegans isolate TJP31775 chromosome 8, CAS_Tse_1.0, whole genome shotgun sequence genomic DNA includes:
- the LOC117881392 gene encoding myomegalin-like isoform X11, with translation MREICRICARELCGNQRRWIFHTAAKLNLQVLLSHVLGKELCRDGKAEFACSKCAFMLDRIYRFDTVIARIEALSIERLQKLLLEKDRLKFCIASMYRRNNEDSGIDDKVVGDMTVDISGLPDVRYTALLQEDFAYSGFECWTEHEEHIPELHSCHTSESMGNRPRRCRGCAALRVADADYEAICRVPRKVARSISCGPSTRWPASVCNEESSVCEPITADLASATVPVEEESMEEGTPGSSVESLDTMVKVSPPRQKDEEADKGVKGSEKCDDCSDARTTPNSSLYGNRLELALRLIKAFDYKPVQSPRGSRLPIPVKSILPCSKPSHDLVDGSALLGSVNAGSGFLSAATKPFPLELSDLQELWDDLCEDYMPLRVQNLPEDHQQLTQCDPVASGRVSESHAAELQDKIQQYDATNKLLQEKLNEMNFELKSVQEASQRQERTIQSLNEALKSKESETEELYHVIEGQNETMAKLRDMLHRSQLGHLQTSEGPSPSQQQQHMALLDLQNTLFCTQLEMQKLKRAQRQKEHQLAEARRATLLLEAAVQEEQQLKEVSWKHNQELRSVVQQVQAELQGKVQELRALEGERCCEIRAQEQRAQRLSQRLAHKEQLLQESRELLQCRQSLEKNPAVTDALLAKLQQRIKDRDAALERAIDEKFCAVEEKEQELRQLHLSVRERERDLERLRSVLSSNEATIHSMDSLLKAKTLELEQVSATCQNLQWLKEEVEAKSSCWQKEQEGIIQQLQTSLHDRNKEVEELTATLLCKLGPGQSEIAEELCLRLQRKEKMLQDLLSDRNRQAGEHETELRELLQAVSTREQRSRVAAEKMVQALAEKSGELQFLRQQLVGKELGKNPAADGRPLLQKDKQPFQELLPGGCRNATATGISKGEDSKYRMEKGPLEMAAELEKELVNAREELELMSRKERESRLELSSLQSVVTAQEEELQVQASDIESLTRNIQSKEDLIKDLQMQLVDPEEIPAVERLTQEVLVLREKVATAESRGQEATGNRWQQLLLMLEGLVTEKSRLNEALQAERQLYSSLVKFHTHPDSPERGQTLRAELEGAQALRGRLEEALGRSMEHLRRLETLGAFGGQPGREDTEDGSPDSIEGEAPPGTASQQTSQGLSVNSLVAKAAQPDLLTLDHLERNSSLQAELLHIRAKNQQLLEQKAKVEGELWELKTLMEEAGFSSLSPISKFLCIPSRIIWMTNC, from the exons ATGAGGGAGATCTGTAGGATTTGCGCCCGGGAGCTCTGTGGCAACCAGAGACGCTGGATATTCCACACGGCTGCCAAGCTCAACTTGCAGGTGCTTCTCTCCCATGTCCTGGGCAAGGAGCTCTGCCGAGATGGCAAAGCTGAATTTGCCTGCAGCAAGTGTGCGTTCATGCTGGACCGCATCTACAGGTTTGACACAGTCATCGCTCGCATCGAAGCCCTCTCCATCGAGCGTTTGCAGAAGCTGCTGCTGGAGAAGGATCGCCTCAAGTTTTGCATTGCCAGCATGTATAGGAGGAATAATGAAGACTCTGGTATTGATGACAAAGTTGTTGGGGATATGACTGTTGACATTTCTGGCCTGCCTGATGTCAGATACACCGCCCTTCTTCAGGAGGACTTTGCCTATTCTGGATTTGAATGCTGGACAGAGCATGAGGAACATATCCCAGAACTGCACAGCTGCCACACTTCGGAGAGCATGGGTAACCGCCCAAGGCGATGCCGTGGTTGTGCTGCATTACGTGTTGCAGATGCTGACTATGAAGCAATTTGCAGAGTCCCACGAAAGGTGGCCAGGAGTATCTCTTGTGGTCCTTCCACCAGGTGGCCAGCTAGTGTATGCAATGAGGAATCTTCTGTATGTGAACCTATAACTGCTGACTTGGCAAGTGCCACGGTGCCTGTGGAAGAAGAAAGCATGGAGGAAGGGACTCCTGGGTCCTCTGTTGAATCCTTGGACACAATGGTTAAGGTCAGCCCTCCACGACAGAAGGATGAGGAAGCAGACAAAGGTGTAAAAGGGAGTGAGAAGTGTGATGATTGCTCAGATGCCCGTACCACTCCAAACTCGTCATTGTATGGGAATAGGTTGGAGCTAGCCCTTAGGCTGATCAAAGCTTTTGACTACAAGCCTGTTCAGAGTCCCAGAGGGAGCAGGTTACCTATTCCAGTGAAATCCATCCTGCCATGTTCCAAGCCTAGCCATGACCTGGTGGATGGAAGTGCTCTTCTTGGCTCAGTGAATGCTGGTTCTGGTTTCCTCAGTGCAGCCACAAAACCCTTTCCCTTGGAGCTTTCTGACCTGCAGGAGCTGTGGGATGATCTCTGTGAAGATTATATGCCACTTCGGGTACAG AATCTGCCTGAGGACCATCAGCAGCTGACTCAGTGTGACCCTGTGGCGAGTGGGCGTGTGTCTGAATCGCATGCTGCTGAGCTGCAGGACAAAATCCAGCAGTACGATGCCACCAACAAG TTGCTGCAGGAAAAGCTAAATGAGATGAATTTTGAATTAAAATCTGTCCAGGAAGCATCCCAGAGACAAGAGCGTACAATCCAGAGTCTGAACGAGGCCCTGAAGAGCAAAGAAAGTGAG ACAGAGGAGCTGTACCATGTGATTGAAGGGCAGAATGAGACCATGGCCAAACTACGAGACATGTTACATAGAAGCCAGCTTGGACACTTGCAG ACCTCGGAGGGTCCATccccttcccagcagcagcagcacatggcaCTGCTAGATCTGCAGAACACGCTCTTCTGCACCCAGCTGGAGATGCAGAAGCTGAAGAGGGCTCAGCGGCAGAAAGAACACCAACTGGCTGAAGCCAGGAGAGCTACCCTGCTTCTAGAGGCTGCTGTGCAGGAGGAACAGCAGCTGAAAGAGGTGTCATGGAAACACAATCAG GAGCTGCGTAGTGTTGTGCAGCAGGTACAAGCAGAGCTGCAGGGCAAGGTTCAGGAGCTGCGGGCCCTGGAGGGGGAGAGATGCTGTGAGATCCGGGCCCAGGAGCAGCGTGCTCAGCGTTTGAGCCAGAGGCTGGCTCACAAAGAACAGCTTCTGCAG GAATCCCGGGAACTTCTGCAATGTCGGCAGAGCTTGGAGAAGAACCCTGCGGTGACTGATGCTTTGCTGGCGAAGTTACAGCAGCGAATCAAAGACCGAGATGCTGCTCTGGAG CGAGCAATAGATGAGAAATTTTGTGCCGTGGAAGAGAAGGAGCAAGAGCTGCGACAGCTCCATCTCTCTGTGAGAGAGCGGGAGCGCGACCTGGAGAGACTGCGCAGCGTCCTGTCCAGCAATGAGGCCACCATTCAT AGCATGGACAGCCTGCTGAAAGCCAAGACGCTGGAACTAGAGCAGGTGTCAGCAACCTGCCAGAACCTCCAATGGCTAAAAGAGGAAGTCGAGGCGAAATCCAGCTGTTGGcagaaggagcaggaggggaTAATTCAGCAACTGCAGACCTCTCTGCATGACAGGAACAAGGAAGTGGAA GAGCTCACAGCAACCTTGCTCTGCAAGCTGGGCCCAGGGCAGAGTGAGATTGCAGAGGAGCTGTGCTTGCGTCTCCAGCGGAAGGAGAAGATGCTGCAGGATCTCCTGAGTGACAGGAACAGACAGGCTGGAGAACATGAGACCGAACTTCGGGAGCTGCTTCAAGCCGTGAGCACCCGGGAGCAGCGAAGCCGA GTAGCAGCCGAGAAgatggtgcaggctctggcagaAAAGAGTGGCGAACTACAATTCCTGCGCCAGCAGCtggtggggaaggagctggggaagAACCCAGCGGCTGATGGCAGGCCTCTCCTCCAGAAAGACAAGCAGCCCTTTCAA GAATTACTGCCAGGAGGTTGCAGGAATGCTACTGCTACCGGAATCTCCAAGGGAGAAGACAGCAAATACAGGATGGAGAAAG GCCCGTTGGAGATGGCTGCCGAGCTGGAGAAGGAGCTTGTTAATGCCAGAGAGGAACTGGAGCTAATgtcaagaaaggaaagagaaagcagg TTGGAGCTCTCTTCTCTTCAGTCTGTGGTGACGgcacaggaggaggagctgcaggtgcaGGCCTCAGATATTGAGTCCCTGACCAGGAACATCCAGAGCAAGGAGGACCTTATAAAG GACCTGCAGATGCAGCTGGTTGATCCCGAAGAAATCCCAGCTGTGGAACGACTGACCCAAGAAGTCCTGGTGCTTCGGGAGAAAGTAGCCACAGCAGAGTCACGAGGACAGGAGGCTACAGGAAACAGATGGCAACAG ctgttGCTGATGCTGGAAGGGCTGGTGACGGAGAAGAGTCGCCTGAATGAAGCTCTGCAAGCAGAAAGGCAGCTGTACAGCAGTCTGGTGAAGTTCCACACTCACCCAGACAG CCCTGAGAGAGGCCAGACTCTGCGGGCGGAGCTGGAGGGGGCCCAGGCGCTCCGTGGACGACTGGAAGAAGCTCTTGGCAGAAGCATGGAGCATTTGCGCAGGCTGGAGACCCTGGGCGCCTTTGGAG GTCAGCCTGGACGGGAGGACACCGAGGACGGCAGCCCTGACAGCATCGAGGGGGAGGCGCCGCCCGGCACTGCGAGCCAGCAG ACCAGTCAAGGGCTCTCTGTGAACAGCCTGGTGGCTAAGGCAGCACAGCCTGATCTCCTCACCCTGGATCACCTGGAGAGGAACAGCAGCCTGCAGGCAGAGCTACTCCACATCAGAGCCAAGAaccagcagctcctggagcagAAGGCGAAGGTGGAAGGGGAACTGTGGGAACTGAAGACTCTGATGGAGGAAGCCGGCTTCTCGTCTCTCTCTCCCATCAG